In Candidatus Omnitrophota bacterium, the following proteins share a genomic window:
- a CDS encoding glycosyltransferase — protein MKENLSIVLIAHNEEAVIGEMIDALLANYDKELLEIVAVDDSSTDNTSAVVGSRAKNSGKVKLVRKGAPSGVGYAIRTGFRNVSPRAEYVLSMDSDFLENVKDVRAMINELEKKSLDGVIGSRFTEGGRLVGYPGDKKLMNRGWHAIVRIIFGIKQKDLTNNFKLYKADIVRKMPWKSGGFSMNAETGILPIIFGYEVGEVPVAWINRSPQMGKSKFKLFQVGWGYVQVMFYALWLALFKKNDYCKK, from the coding sequence GTGAAAGAGAACCTCTCCATAGTCTTAATCGCACATAACGAAGAAGCGGTGATAGGTGAGATGATAGATGCCCTTCTTGCCAATTATGATAAAGAGCTTCTGGAGATCGTTGCCGTTGACGACTCAAGCACCGACAACACTTCCGCTGTCGTAGGATCGCGGGCGAAAAATAGCGGCAAAGTCAAACTCGTAAGAAAAGGGGCTCCTTCGGGTGTTGGGTACGCAATTAGGACGGGTTTTCGTAATGTAAGTCCCAGGGCCGAATACGTCCTTTCCATGGACAGCGATTTTCTGGAAAATGTCAAAGATGTACGCGCGATGATAAATGAGCTGGAGAAGAAATCACTCGACGGAGTCATAGGGTCGCGCTTTACAGAAGGCGGCCGGCTCGTGGGCTACCCCGGGGATAAGAAACTTATGAACCGCGGATGGCACGCTATTGTGCGGATCATTTTCGGTATAAAGCAGAAAGACCTCACCAACAATTTTAAACTTTATAAGGCGGACATCGTGCGGAAGATGCCGTGGAAAAGCGGCGGTTTTTCGATGAACGCCGAGACGGGAATCTTGCCTATAATATTCGGCTACGAGGTAGGCGAGGTGCCGGTCGCCTGGATCAACCGCAGCCCCCAGATGGGAAAATCTAAATTTAAGCTCTTTCAGGTCGGATGGGGCTACGTGCAGGTGATGTTTTATGCATTGTGGCTTGCGTTGTTTAAAAAAAATGATTATTGTAAAAAATAA
- a CDS encoding NAD-dependent epimerase/dehydratase family protein: MSVAIITGSAGLIGSEASAFFVRLGFDVVGIDNDMRRTFFGDNASTKWQREHLEKELGKKYCHVDADIRDYAAIEKIFKKYASDIKLIIHTAAQPSHDWAAREPITDFTVNANGTLNILEAARLHAPKAVFIFTSTNKVYGDTPNRLPLIEKEYRFEIDPSHTYHEGIREDMSIDQNLHSLFGASKVAADILVQEYGRYFGMYTASFRGGCLTGPRHSPTQLHGFLAYLMKCAAKDEPYTVFGYKGKQVRDNIHSNDLIRAFHEFFKAPRAGEVYNMGGARYSNCSMLEAVKICEEITAKKMKWTYSDTNRVGDHMWWISSVAKFMSHYPAWHIEYDVPKILGEIYDLNVERWQGEK, from the coding sequence ATGAGTGTCGCGATAATAACAGGTTCGGCCGGATTGATAGGCTCGGAGGCATCGGCGTTTTTTGTCCGCTTAGGTTTTGATGTGGTCGGGATAGATAACGACATGCGTCGCACATTTTTCGGCGACAACGCCTCCACCAAATGGCAGCGCGAACATCTGGAAAAGGAGCTCGGCAAGAAATACTGCCATGTAGACGCCGACATAAGAGATTACGCCGCAATAGAAAAGATATTCAAAAAGTACGCCTCCGACATAAAACTTATAATACATACTGCCGCGCAGCCGTCGCACGACTGGGCCGCGCGCGAGCCGATAACGGATTTTACGGTAAATGCCAATGGCACGCTCAATATACTGGAAGCGGCACGCCTCCATGCCCCGAAGGCGGTATTTATTTTTACCTCTACCAATAAAGTTTACGGCGATACCCCGAACCGCCTGCCATTGATTGAGAAGGAATATCGTTTTGAAATAGACCCGAGCCACACCTATCATGAAGGCATACGAGAAGATATGTCCATAGACCAGAATCTGCACAGTCTCTTCGGTGCGTCAAAAGTTGCCGCTGATATATTGGTGCAGGAATACGGCCGCTATTTCGGGATGTATACGGCCTCTTTTCGCGGCGGCTGTCTTACGGGGCCGCGCCATTCGCCCACCCAGCTGCACGGCTTTCTCGCCTATCTTATGAAGTGCGCCGCAAAAGACGAACCCTACACCGTCTTCGGCTACAAAGGCAAACAGGTGCGGGACAATATTCATAGCAACGACCTGATACGCGCCTTTCATGAATTCTTTAAGGCGCCGCGCGCGGGAGAAGTCTACAATATGGGAGGGGCAAGATACTCAAACTGCTCCATGTTGGAAGCTGTCAAGATATGCGAAGAAATTACCGCGAAGAAAATGAAGTGGACTTATTCCGATACGAACCGCGTCGGCGACCATATGTGGTGGATATCGAGCGTCGCGAAGTTTATGAGCCACTATCCCGCCTGGCACATAGAATATGATGTGCCGAAAATCCTTGGCGAGATTTATGATTTGAATGTGGAGCGCTGGCAGGGGGAGAAGTAA